In Thunnus thynnus chromosome 20, fThuThy2.1, whole genome shotgun sequence, a single window of DNA contains:
- the oat gene encoding ornithine aminotransferase, mitochondrial, whose translation MKGMILQLSRSLSRTAPLLRRSVHSGTRPASTAASKQRAERPLTSEEIYAREDKYGAHNYHPLPVALERGEGIYMWDVEGNRYYDFLSAYSAVNQGHCHPKIIAALTAQASKLTLTSRAFYNDVLGAYEEYITRMFGYDKVLPMNTGVEGGETACKLARKWAYNVKGVPKNKAKIIFAEGNFWGRTMAAISSSTDPSSYEGFGPFMPGFELVPYNDIPALEKALQDPNVAAFMVEPIQGEAGVVVPDQGYLTKVRELCTKYKVLWIADEVQTGLARTGRRLAVDHENARPDVVILGKALSGGVYPVSAVLCDDEIMLTIKPGEHGSTYGGNPVACRVAIAALQVMEEEKLSENAERMGQLLRSELNRLPKDIVTTVRGKGLLNAVVIKETKDYDAWKVCLRLRDNGLLAKPTHGDIIRLAPPLVIKEDELRECIDIIQKTIMSF comes from the exons ATGAAAGGAATGATTCTCCAGCTCAGCCGCAGCCTGAGTCGTACTGCCCCTCTCCTCCGTCGCAGCGTCCACTCTGGTACACGCCCCGCCTCCACCGCCGCCTCCAAACAGAGGGCCGAACGCCCGCTCACCTCAGAGGAAATCTATGCCCGTGAGGACAAGTATGGAGCGCACAACTACCATCCCCTGCCTGTGGCCTTAGAGAGGGGGGAGG GCATCTATATGTGGGACGTGGAAGGAAACCGGTATTATGACTTTCTGAGCGCTTACAGTGCAGTGAATCAGGGTCACTGTCACCCCAAGATCATTGCTGCACTGACCGCCCAGGCCTCCAAACTCACCCTGACTTCCAGAGCCTTCTACAATGATGTGCTGGGAGCTTATGAGGAGTACATCACCAGGATGTTTGGTTATGACAAAGTTTTACCCATGAATACAG GTGTGGAAGGAGGGGAGACTGCCTGCAAGCTTGCCCGTAAGTGGGCTTATAATGTAAAGGGCGTTCCCAAAAACAAAGCCAAAATCATTTTTGCAG AGGGTAACTTCTGGGGCCGCACCATGGCAGCCATCTCCAGCTCCACTGACCCCAGTAGTTATGAAGGTTTTGGTCCCTTCATGCCAGGCTTTGAGCTTGTCCCATACAACGACATTCCTGCACTGGAG AAAGCCCTTCAAGACCCAAATGTTGCAGCATTCATGGTGGAGCCCATCCAGGGGGAGGCTGGTGTGGTGGTGCCTGACCAGGGCTACCTGACCAAAGTCAGAGAACTTTGCACCAAGTACAAA gtGTTGTGGATTGCTGACGAGGTGCAGACAGGTTTGGCAAGGACCGGCCGGCGGCTGGCTGTGGATCACGAGAATGCGCGTCCAGATGTGGTGATTCTCGGCAAGGCTCTTTCTGGAGGAGTTTACCCT GTATCTGCAGTGCTGTGTGATGATGAGATAATGCTGACAATTAAGCCTGGGGAACACGGGTCCACATATGGAGGTAACCCCGTGGCCTGTCGGGTTGCTATCGCTGCACTGCAG gtgatggaggaggagaagctgtCAGAGAACGCTGAAAGGATGGGGCAGCTGCTGCGGTCTGAGCTGAATAGACTGCCAAAAGACATTGTGACTACAGTCAGAGGAAAAGGCCTCCTCAACGCAGTCGTCATCAAAGAGACCAAAG actACGATGCCTGGAAGGTGTGCTTGCGTCTTCGTGACAATGGACTGCTGGCCAAACCCACCCATGGTGACATCATCCGCTTGGCCCCTCCCCTCGTCATCAAAGAGGACGAGCTGCGCGAATGTATCGATATCATCCAGAAAACCATCATGTCCTTCTAA